ATCCTCGGTCTTCCTGTTACAGCCGGAAATCATTGTTGGCGTTGGCTTCCTAGCCCCTTATGTATTCCTCTGTAACAGGTGCAACGGGTGTAACAGGTGAAGTATCGGAGTCGTGTGGTGAATGAGGGTGCATGGGGTCGGTTGCATCAGTTACATGTATCACAGATTCTGTGAGGGCTGATTCACGTTCTCATAACATATTTGACAATGATCCGCTGAAGTTGTAAACTAACAGTGGTTTGCATACTTTGGGATGCCAGTGTGGGGGTTCAACTCCTCATCATCGGGATGCCATACGGTGCGTTTCTCCTGTTGTTGAGAGTGATGGATAAATATCTCGGCAAGAATTCCGATGAGGAAGGAAAGGGGGAGCCTATGAGCAATAAGACTCATGAACATCGTAATGGAGTATGGTTGATGATTGTTACGGTAGTAGCAAGTATGCTAGAGGGAACCAAAGAAGTTCTATTGAACTCTCTAGCTGGTCTCTTAGGAGGCTTCATCAGCAACGGTATTGCGCACTGGCGTACCAAGGCACACAAGCTTTTTCTTTGGATTAATTTGTGCAGGGAATTGACCGTGGACAGGCTTCGCCAGCTCCTTCCTAATGCTTGGAGGGTTTGTTAAGCTCTTACGCCACTGCGGCGGTTTCACTCGTCTTGCCTGTATCGATGGCTTTGAGCCGCATCTGGTCCACGGCGTTGGCGACTTCGTTGAGTCATTCGGGCCAGAGTCCGGCGTATACGTCGAGTGTGATGCTCGCCGTGGCATGGCCAAGCTGTTTCTGGAGGGTCTTGACATCCGCGCAGCAGGCGATGGACACGTAGGTGTGACGTAGGCTGTGGATGTTCACAGCCTCGCCCTCCATCCCCGCATTGCGCACGCCGGGATACCAGATGCGTGTCCTCCAGCTCTGGTCGTGGATGCATCCGCCGCGTTTGGCCCGGAACAGGAACTCGTTCTTGCTTTGTCCGGCGTTCTGCTCCTCCAGTTGGGGAATGAGAGACTGCGGCAGGGCGATGGTCCTCGCCTCACCGTTTTTTTGCGTGCCGAGTTGCATCCTGCCTTCCCCGTCATCGGACCATGTGCGGCGGATGCGGGCTTTGCGGTTCCTGAAGTCGAGATCCTGAATCTGCAGGGCGAGCACTACGTTGATGCGCACGCCGGTGTAAGCGAGGAATCGCACCAGCAGTTCGACTTCCAGCACGGTGAGGAACACCATGTCCTCGTCCTTGGACACAATCTGCGGTATTGTGACCAGCTTGGCCGGGTTCTCCGGATCCACTTGTTGGTGATGGCGTATTCGAACACCGCCGCCATGACGACCTTGACGATGCTATGCAGGGACTCAGCGACCGCGGCTTCTTCTTGCCGGACAGCTGGGCCTTATACCCGCCCTTGGAGAGTTTGTTCACCCATGATTGGAGTTCGTTGGGTGTGATTTCGAGCAGCGTCTTATAGGTGTCGTCGAATCCGCCGGTGGCGGCGATGGCGATGATACCAAACAAGACGGATGCGGAAAGGTACACGGGCCCGACGCATCCGCCGGGAATATACTTCTTGAACACCCGAACGAACGCGGGCACGATCAACGCCACGAACCCGGACCCGAGCGTGGTCACGGTGCCGATATCCGCATAATCCTCCTTGGACGATGTAGGCGGCCTACGGCATCGACGCCTACGAAAGCGGGTTCGGCATCAGAAAAAGACTGGGCCGGACGCCGGCGCTAACCCATCAACACGCGCGGATAAGACCCACGTTTCTTTACTTAACCCAGAAGCCCCACTCCCCGAGCGGAAGTAGGGCTGTCGGTCGGGCTGACAGGATTTGAACCTGCGACATCCTGCTCCCAAAGCAGGCGCGCTACCAAACTGCGCTACAGCCCGATGTGCCACATACGGCACAAGTTCATACTATAAGCGATGCCCGGTACATGTCATGGCGAGCAAGCGGCCGACCAACCAAAGCCAGCCAATCTGGAACGGCACAGACCAACCCGGAACAGTCCGAACCAACCCGAACCGGCCCAGTCCGATCCCGCCAGCCCGCATCGCTCCCGCCGGCGTCACGCCCCCATGGGCTTCTTGGGCTTTTTGTCGCTCATGAGCATGAGGAAGCTGCGGGACTGGGCGGTGATCATGAAGCCCGCCTCATAGCTCAGTTCCGGCCCATCCGGGTTGTGCGTATCCACGACCAGCTGCCATTTGCGGCCGTATCGCTCATCCGGCAGGGTGAACATAATCGGTTCGTAATGCGCGTTGAAGATCAGGATGAAGTCGTTGTCGACCATCCGGTTGCCGTACCAGTCTACCTCCGGAATATCCGAACCGTTCAGATAGATCATCATGGAGAACGCATGCGTGTTCTGCCAGTCGTCCATATCCATGATCGAACCGGTGTGGTCGAACCATTCGACCTGCGGAATCATGTTCGAATCGTCGCCGGGCTCACGGCCTGTGAAGAAGCGACGGCGGTGCAACACCGGATGATCCAAACGTAGATGAATGAGTTTGGAAACGAAGGCGAGCAGTTCCTTGCGTCCCTTGTCAAGATGCCAGTTGGTCCAGGAGATCTCGTTGTCCTGACAGTAGGCGTTGTTGTTGCCCTGCTGGGTGCGGGCCACTTCGTCGCCGCCGCAAATCATCGGGATACCCTGGCTGAACAGCAACGTGGCGAACATGTTGCGCATCTGACGCTGACGCAAGTCGTTGACGTCCGGAATATTGGTCGGGCCTTCAACGCCGCAATTCCACGAGCGATTGTTGCTCTCGCCGTCGCGATTGCCCTCGCCATTGGCTTCGTTGTGCTTTTCGTTGTAGCTGACCAGGTCGTTCATCGTGAAACCGTCATGCGCGGTGATGAAGTTCACGGACGCCACCGGTCGACGGCCGTTGACCTGATACAGATCGGAGCTGCCCATGAGGCGTGATGCGAATTCGGGCAACGTGGAGGGCTGCGAGCGCCAGAAGTCGCGCACCGTGTCGCGGTAGCGGCCATTCCATTCGGACCAGCTGGACGGGAAGCCACCCACCTGATAGCCGCCGGAGCCCAGATCCCACGGTTCGGCAATCAGCTTCACGCGCGAGATGATCGGGTCCTGCTCCACGATGTCGAAGAACGCAGACAGCTTGTCGACCTCCTGGAACTGGCGTGCCAGCGTGGCGGCCAGATCGAAGCGGAAGCCGTCGACGTGCATTTCGGTAACCCAGTAGCGCAGCGAATCGGTAATCAACTGCAGCGCGTGCGGCGAGCGCATGAGCAGTGAGTTGCCGGTACCGGTGGTGTCGAAGTAGTGCTGCTGGTCGCCTTCCACCAGTCGGTAGTAGGAGGCGTTGTCGATGCCCTTGAAGCTCAGGGTGGGGCCCATATGGTTACCTTCGGCGGTGTGGTTGTACACCACGTCGAGGATGACTTCCATGCCGGCGTGATGGTAGGCCTTGACCATGGACTTGAATTCGTTGACCTGCTCGCCGCGTTCCCCGGAGGAGGAGTAGGCGTTGTGCGGCGCGAAGAAGCCGATGGTGTTGTAGCCCCAGTAGTTCGACAGGCCCTTCTCCTGCAGGAAGGAGTCGTTGACGAACTGGTGGATCGGCATGAGTTCGATGGCGGTGATGCCGAGCTTCTTCAGGTATTCGATGACGCTCGGGTAGGCCAGGCCGGCGTAGGTGCCGCGGATGTCCGGCGGCACGTCCATGTTGAGGTTGGTCATGCCGCGCACGTGCGCCTCGTAGATCACCGAATCGTGGTACGAGATGTAGGGGTGCTGGTCGTTGCCCCAGTCGAAATACGGATTGATGACGGCCGACTTCATGGTGTGGGCGGCCGAGTCAAGGTCGTTCATCGCCGAGGTGTCGTCCGGGCTTTTGAACCAGTAGGAGAACAGGCTTTCGTCGCCGTCGATGTTGCCTTCGATGGCCTTGGCATACGGGTCGAGCAGCAGTTTGTTGGGGTTGCATCTGAGGCCGTGCATCGGGTCATAGGGACCGTAGACGCGGTAGCCGTAGCGTTGGCCGGGCTGGAGGCCGGGGATGTAGTTATGCCATACGTATGAGTTCTGTTCGGTCATTTCGATGCGCGTTTCCGCATCGTGCTCGTCGAACAGGCATAGCTCGACTTTCTGCGCAACCTGTGAGTACAGCGCGAAGTTCACACCGGCGCCGTCATAGCTGGCGCCCAGCGGATACATTGATCCAGGTCTGATCTGCATAGTTTTCAGTATCCCACTTTCTTGTGTCACTGATGTGCCGGGGAGTTGAACGTCAGGAGAACAGCGACGGCTTGTCTTTGTCGGAGTTCCTGGCGATGAGTCTGCGTAACGCCTCATGCTGGATGGCGATCATCGAATTGGATGAGGTGATGCGCGTGGCGGCAAGGTCGCTCCACGGAATCCACGCGGATTCCACGTGCTCGTCCGCGTCGAAATGGCGCTGCTCCCGCCTGAACGGGCCCAAATGCAACACCATGATGTGGGCCAGTTCGTCGGTCATGCCTTCGGACGAGTAGAAATCGCCCACGAAGTCAACACCCATGGTGTCACGGTCCGGCACCACGCCGGTTTCCTCGGCCAGTTCCCTCAGGGCCGCGTCCATGATGTCCTCGCCCTCGTCCATGAGACCGGCGGGAAGCCCGTAGGCGAACATGTCCGATCCGGCACGGTATTCGCGTTCGATGAGGTAACGGTCGGTGGACATGTCGTGCACGAGCATGACCACACAGGGGGCGTGACGCAGCACCTGGCGGCCGATCTCGTGTTCCTTGCCCTGCTTGTCGGTCAGAGCGATGCGCATGTCGTCCACGTGGAAGATGCGCCCGGTATAAACGGTTTCGCTACTGATCACTTTGGCGGGCACGTCCATGTCGATGCCGTCCGAGGAGGCGTTCAGCTTATGGTCGAGCCGATGCTCCAGTTGTTCCTGCTTGCTTCCCCCAAACATGTCATCTCCTCGGAAAAATCGTTTTCGCCACGTCACTATAGCGTCTTAATCTCGATGCGCGGTAATGGACAGCGTCCATGGATCGGTCGTGTCGTGGAACCACTCGACTTCAGGCCTTGCTCCGGTCGCTTGTTCGATGGCGGCTGGCACGTCATCGATCGCGTAATTGAACCACATGGATTCGATGGCAGCATGAGGGGTGTTGATGAAGCAGGGACGCACATGGCTCTCCCCCGCCATTCCATGGCCGAGCATGATGCCTTGGGCCCTCATACGGGCTTCATACCGAGCTTGTTCGATGGCGTCGGTCACCGGGTGGTGACGCAAATCGCTGGTTACGTACACGTCCGCACCGGTGGCACGCACCTCGTTGAACAGGGAGTCACCGGAGCCAGGCAGAATGGCCACATACTGAACAAAAGTGTCCGAATCGCCGCATACCTGGATGCCGAGCGCGGTGGTCATGCCATGATCGGACACTTCGTCGAATACACGCTGAGCGAAATCCTTCAGGGCAACAGGCTTCGGCAAACGACCCACACGCCCCAAGCCGACCGGATGAGAGGCGTTGGCATCGTCAATCGGCACGAGTGGTTTCTGGTCGATGAGTCCGAAGTAGTCGGCCGCCGCCTGCCCCACGCCGCGATACGCAGCGTCAGCATTGGTGTGCCCTACCCACAGCCCGCAGCCTTGCTGGTAGAGCCTGCGGACGATGTCGCCCCGGAAACCGAGTCCGCTCGTCTCGTGTACGGAACGGAAGAACAACGGGTGATGGGTGATGAGCAGGTCCGCGCCAGTAGCGATGGCCTTGTCAATGATGGCGGAGGTCGGGTCGGCGGCGAACACGATGCGGTGCACGTCGTGGCTCAGATCGCCGACGATGAGACCCGGCTCATCCCATTCCTCGGCGTAGCGCAATGGGTACAGGGTCTCGAGAACGTCGATGACTTGCTTGAGATTCGGCATATGTCCCATTGTAGTGGGCTATTGCGGCAAGGGACTCATTCTGCAATTGCGGACAAGCCATGCTCGTGCTCTTCGTTGCTCGACTATCGGC
The window above is part of the Bifidobacterium longum subsp. infantis ATCC 15697 = JCM 1222 = DSM 20088 genome. Proteins encoded here:
- a CDS encoding Nif3-like dinuclear metal center hexameric protein, which encodes MPNLKQVIDVLETLYPLRYAEEWDEPGLIVGDLSHDVHRIVFAADPTSAIIDKAIATGADLLITHHPLFFRSVHETSGLGFRGDIVRRLYQQGCGLWVGHTNADAAYRGVGQAAADYFGLIDQKPLVPIDDANASHPVGLGRVGRLPKPVALKDFAQRVFDEVSDHGMTTALGIQVCGDSDTFVQYVAILPGSGDSLFNEVRATGADVYVTSDLRHHPVTDAIEQARYEARMRAQGIMLGHGMAGESHVRPCFINTPHAAIESMWFNYAIDDVPAAIEQATGARPEVEWFHDTTDPWTLSITAHRD
- a CDS encoding NUDIX hydrolase, whose amino-acid sequence is MFGGSKQEQLEHRLDHKLNASSDGIDMDVPAKVISSETVYTGRIFHVDDMRIALTDKQGKEHEIGRQVLRHAPCVVMLVHDMSTDRYLIEREYRAGSDMFAYGLPAGLMDEGEDIMDAALRELAEETGVVPDRDTMGVDFVGDFYSSEGMTDELAHIMVLHLGPFRREQRHFDADEHVESAWIPWSDLAATRITSSNSMIAIQHEALRRLIARNSDKDKPSLFS
- a CDS encoding site-specific integrase, translating into MDPENPAKLVTIPQIVSKDEDMVFLTVLEVELLVRFLAYTGVRINVVLALQIQDLDFRNRKARIRRTWSDDGEGRMQLGTQKNGEARTIALPQSLIPQLEEQNAGQSKNEFLFRAKRGGCIHDQSWRTRIWYPGVRNAGMEGEAVNIHSLRHTYVSIACCADVKTLQKQLGHATASITLDVYAGLWPE
- the glgX gene encoding glycogen debranching protein GlgX — its product is MYPLGASYDGAGVNFALYSQVAQKVELCLFDEHDAETRIEMTEQNSYVWHNYIPGLQPGQRYGYRVYGPYDPMHGLRCNPNKLLLDPYAKAIEGNIDGDESLFSYWFKSPDDTSAMNDLDSAAHTMKSAVINPYFDWGNDQHPYISYHDSVIYEAHVRGMTNLNMDVPPDIRGTYAGLAYPSVIEYLKKLGITAIELMPIHQFVNDSFLQEKGLSNYWGYNTIGFFAPHNAYSSSGERGEQVNEFKSMVKAYHHAGMEVILDVVYNHTAEGNHMGPTLSFKGIDNASYYRLVEGDQQHYFDTTGTGNSLLMRSPHALQLITDSLRYWVTEMHVDGFRFDLAATLARQFQEVDKLSAFFDIVEQDPIISRVKLIAEPWDLGSGGYQVGGFPSSWSEWNGRYRDTVRDFWRSQPSTLPEFASRLMGSSDLYQVNGRRPVASVNFITAHDGFTMNDLVSYNEKHNEANGEGNRDGESNNRSWNCGVEGPTNIPDVNDLRQRQMRNMFATLLFSQGIPMICGGDEVARTQQGNNNAYCQDNEISWTNWHLDKGRKELLAFVSKLIHLRLDHPVLHRRRFFTGREPGDDSNMIPQVEWFDHTGSIMDMDDWQNTHAFSMMIYLNGSDIPEVDWYGNRMVDNDFILIFNAHYEPIMFTLPDERYGRKWQLVVDTHNPDGPELSYEAGFMITAQSRSFLMLMSDKKPKKPMGA